From Oncorhynchus tshawytscha isolate Ot180627B linkage group LG27, Otsh_v2.0, whole genome shotgun sequence, a single genomic window includes:
- the LOC112225929 gene encoding ATP synthase F(0) complex subunit C3, mitochondrial: protein MYACAKFVTSPAVLRGGSRVLARPVSVSVFNRPEARSEQQTLLPVGEASLLTRGFQTSAVSRDIDTAAKFIGAGAATVGVAGSGAGIGTVFGSLIIGYARNPSLKQQLFSYAILGFALSEAMGLFCLMVAFLILFAM, encoded by the exons ATGTACGCCTGTGCTAAGTTTGTCACCTCACCTGCTGTG CTGCGTGGGGGGTCCAGAGTCCTCGCCCGGCCAGTCTCGGTCTCAGTCTTCAACAGACCTGAAGCCAGAAGTGAGCAGCAG ACCCTATTGCCTGTTGGTGAGGCCTCTCTTCTAACCCGGGGGTTCCAGACCAGCGCTGTCTCCAGAGACATAGACACGGCTGCCAAGTTCATCGGCGCTGGAGCCGCCACAGTGGGAGTGGCTGGATCAGGGGCTGGAATTGGAACTGTGTTCGGCAGCTTGATCATCGGCTATGCCAG GAACCCCTCCCTGAAGCAGCAGCTCTTCTCCTATGCCATCCTGGGCTTTGCTTTGTCCGAGGCCATGGGGCTCTTCTGTCTCATGGTGGCGTTCCTCATCCTGTTCGCTATGTAA